From the genome of Malus sylvestris chromosome 6, drMalSylv7.2, whole genome shotgun sequence, one region includes:
- the LOC126626316 gene encoding ATP-dependent zinc metalloprotease FTSH 9, chloroplastic-like isoform X1, whose translation MYNERDRVGLSRSRAIEKIALFYVAVLAGLLHRFPANFTQQTAGQIRNRESGGSAGAKASEQGEEITFADVAGVDEAKAELEEIVEFLWNPDKYIRPGARPPRGVLLELWNLQWLAGIAVYHVQIIREGAIPSEELHLEKSSWVVNCDWKFYSSHGS comes from the exons ATGTATAACGAAAGGGACCGAGTTGGCCTCTCCCGCTCTCGCGCCATTGAAAAG ATAGCTTTGTTTTATGTTGCTGTGCTTGCAGGGCTTCTCCACAGGTTCCCTGCAAACTTTACTCAG CAAACAGCTGGTCAGATTAGGAACAGGGAATCTGGGGGCTCTGCTGGTGCTAAAGCATCCGAACAAGGGGAAGAAATAACCTTTGCCGATGTTGCTGGCGTTGATGAGGCTAAAGCAGAGCTAGAAGAAATTGTG GAATTTCTTTGGAATCCAGACAAGTATATACGACCTGGTGCACGTCCTCCACGTGGGGTTCTCCTG GAACTGTGGAACCTGCAATGGTTGGCAGGCATTGCGGTGTACCATGTGCAGATTATTAGGGAGGGTGCAATACCAAGTGAAGAATTACACCTTGAGAAG AGCTCTTGGGTTGTCAATTGTGACTGGAAATTCTACTCCTCACATGGATCATAG
- the LOC126626316 gene encoding ATP-dependent zinc metalloprotease FTSH 9, chloroplastic-like isoform X2 encodes MYNERDRVGLSRSRAIEKIALFYVAVLAGLLHRFPANFTQQTAGQIRNRESGGSAGAKASEQGEEITFADVAGVDEAKAELEEIVEFLWNPDKYIRPGARPPRGVLLS; translated from the exons ATGTATAACGAAAGGGACCGAGTTGGCCTCTCCCGCTCTCGCGCCATTGAAAAG ATAGCTTTGTTTTATGTTGCTGTGCTTGCAGGGCTTCTCCACAGGTTCCCTGCAAACTTTACTCAG CAAACAGCTGGTCAGATTAGGAACAGGGAATCTGGGGGCTCTGCTGGTGCTAAAGCATCCGAACAAGGGGAAGAAATAACCTTTGCCGATGTTGCTGGCGTTGATGAGGCTAAAGCAGAGCTAGAAGAAATTGTG GAATTTCTTTGGAATCCAGACAAGTATATACGACCTGGTGCACGTCCTCCACGTGGGGTTCTCCTG TCTTGA
- the LOC126626313 gene encoding plant intracellular Ras-group-related LRR protein 7-like codes for MGCATSKNADSKASRAARWRSTGIVGLRDSKLKTFPAEVLDMDRSIRTIDLTNNKIVEIPMDISKLVNLQKLILAHNLIDRLPINLAKLESLKVMAFDGNRVTTLPDELGQLVRLEQLSISGNSLESLPATIGSLRNLKLLNVSKNKLKSLPESIGSCFSLEELQADDNSIDELPESVCNLIHVKSFCLDNNNVKKIPTNLLKDCKALQNISLHGNPISMDQFQQMEGFQEFEARRKKKFDKQIDSNVMISSKGLDEGIDL; via the exons ATGGGTTGCGCTACCAGCAAAAACGCGGATTCGAAAGCGAGCAGGGCCGCCCGGTGGCGATCCACCGGCATTGTTGGCCTCCGCGACTCCAAACTGAAG ACATTTCCAGCTGAAGTTCTCGACATGGACAGGTCCATACGTACTATTGATctaacaaacaataaaatag TTGAAATTCCTATGGATATCAGCAAATTAGTAAACCTGCAGAAACTG ATATTAGCTCATAACCTCATTGACCGACTACCGATAAATTTGGCAAAACTAGAGTCCCTAAAAGTTATGGCATTTGATGGAAATCGAGTTACTACCTTGCCTGATGAAT TGGGACAGTTGGTCAGACTTGAGCAGTTATCCATCTCCGGAAATTCATTAGAGTCTTTGCCTGCGACTATTGGAAGCTTGCGGAAT TTAAAGCTTTTAAATGTATCGAAGAACAAGTTAAAGTCTCTTCCGGAATCCATTGGAAGTTGCTTCTCTCTGGAAGAATTACAAGCTGATG ATAATTCAATAGACGAACTTCCTGAGTCAGTCTGCAACCTTATCCACGTAAAGTCGTTTTGCTTGGACAATAATAATGTGAAAAAG ATACCCACTAATCTGTTGAAAGACTGTAAAGCGCTGCAGAATATTTCCCTCCATGGAAACCCTATTTCCATGGATCAGTTTCAGCAG ATGGAAGGATTTCAAGAGTTTGAAgcgagaaggaagaagaagttcgacaaacaaattgactcaaatGTGATGATCAGTTCCAAAGGCCTTGATGAGGGTATCGATCTTTGA
- the LOC126626304 gene encoding pre-mRNA-splicing factor ATP-dependent RNA helicase DEAH1-like → MGSESNLKTWVSDKLMTLLGYSNATVVQYIIGITKQAKSPAGVVGKLVEYGFSSSAETSAFAEDIFSRVPRKESGLNQYQKQEREAAMLVRKQQTYALLDADDDDDDDGGRASVPVVSESRKPDSHKKRFRKKGLSQEDEEDEGIAQEEEKRRVKRRTSPDEDDGSESEEERLRDQREREQLERNIRERDTTATRKLTERKLSKKEEEEAIRRTNAFEKDDIEDLRKVSRQEYLKKREQKKLEEIRDDLEDEQYLFDGVKLTEAEYRELSYKKQIYEIVRKRSDEPEDANEYRMPDAYDDENGVNQEKRFSVAVQRYRDQSAGDKMNPFAEQEAWEDHQIGKATLKFGSKNKKQMSDDYQFVFEDQIEFIKASVMDGDKFDDDGEPSELVESRAKSALEKLQEDRKTLPIYTYRESLLDAIEKHQVLVIVGETGSGKTTQIPQYLHEAGYTKRGKIGCTQPRRVAAMSVAARVSQEMGVKLGHEVGYSIRFEDCTSEKTVLKYMTDGMLLREFLGEPDLASYSVVMVDEAHERTLSTDILFGLVKDIARFRPDLKLLISSATLDAEKFSDYFDSAPIFKIPGRRYPVEIHYTKAPEADYLDAAIVTSLQIHVTQPPGDILVFLTGQEEIETAEEIMKHRTRGLGTKIAELIICPIYANLPTELQSKIFEPTPEGARKVVLATNIAETSLTIDGIKYVIDPGFCKMKSYNPRTGMESLLITPISKASAMQRAGRSGRTGPGKCYRLYTAYNYYNDLDDNTVPEVQRTNLANVVLSLKSLGIHDLLHFDFMDPPPSEALLKALELLFALSALNKVGELTKVGRRMAEFPLDPMLSKMIVASDKYKCSDEIISIAAMLSIGNSIFYRPKDKQVHADNARLNFHMGNVGDHIALLKVYNSWKETNYSTQWCYENYIQVRSMKRARDIRDQLEGLLERVEIELVSNMSDNETIKKAITSGFFPHSAKLQKNGSYRTVKHPQTVHIHPSSGLSQVLPRWVIYHELVLTTKEYMRQVTELKPEWLVEIAPHYYQLKDVEDALSKKMPRGEGRAQEG, encoded by the exons ATGGGGAGCGAGAGCAATCTGAAGACGTGGGTATCCGATAAGTTAATGACGTTGCTCGGATACTCCAATGCCACTGTAGTTCAATACATTATCGGAATTA CTAAACAAGCAAAATCACCGGCTGGTGTTGTAGGCAAGCTTGTAGAATATGGGTTTTCTTCATCAGCTGAAACAAGTGCATTTGCTGAAGACATTTTTTCTAGAGTGCCTCGTAAAGAATCTGGTTTGAAC CAATATCAGAAACAAGAGAGGGAAGCTGCAATGTTGGTCAGGAAGCAGCAGACATACGCTCTTTTGGATGCAGATGACGACGACGATGATGATGGAGGTAGAGCATCTGTCCCTGTTGTTTCAGAGTCAAGGAAACCAGATTCCCATAAGAAGCGGTTTAGGAAGAAGGGTTTGAGTCAAGAAGATGAAGAGGATGAG GGGATTGCACAAGAGGAAGAAAAGAGAAGGGTAAAAAGACGAACTTCGCCAGATGAAGATGATGGTTCAGAG tcagaagaagaaagattgcGTGATCAAAGAGAGAGGGAGCAATTGGAGCGGAATATAAGGGAGCGGGACACAACAGCAACACGAAAG TTAACAGAGAGAAAGTTGTCAAAAAAGGAAGAAG AGGAGGCTATTCGGAGAACAAATGCTTTTGAGAAAGATGACATTGAAGATTTAAG AAAAGTTTCAAGACAAGAATATCTAAAGAAAAGGGAGCAAAAGAAGTTGGAGGAAATCAG AGACGATTTAGAGGATGAGCAATACTTATTTGATGGCGTGAAACTCACTGAAGCAGAATATCGCGAATTAAG TTACAAGAAACAAATATACGAAATTGTGAGGAAGAGGTCAGATGAGCCTGAGGATGCCAATGAG TACAGGATGCCGGATGCCTATGATGACGAGAATGGTGTTAATCAGGAGAAGAGATTTTCTGTGGCTGTGCAACGCTACAG GGACCAGAGTGCTGGGGATAAAATGAACCCATTTGCAGAACAGGAAGCTTGGGAGGATCACCAAATTG GAAAGGCAACGCTGAAATttggttcaaaaaataaaaagcaaatgTCAGATGACTATCA ATTTGTATTTGAGGACCAGATTGAGTTTATCAAGGCATCGGTTATGGATGGTGATAAG TTTGATGATGATGGGGAACCCTCCGAGTTAGTTGAGTCGAGGGCGAAATCAGCCTTAGAGAAGCTTCAG GAAGATAGAAAAACATTACCCATCTACACATACCGTGAATCATTGCTCGATGCTATCGAAAAACATCAG GTCCTTGTTATTGTTGGTGAAACAGGATCTGGAAAAACTACACAGATACCCCAATATCTTCACGAGGCCGGATACACAAAACGTGGAAAG atTGGATGCACACAACCACGGAGAGTTGCTGCTATGAGTGTTGCTGCAAGGGTTTCTCAAGAAATGGGGGTCAAACTTGGGCATGAG GTTGGTTATTCCATTCGTTTTGAGGATTGCACATCGGAAAAGACTGTTTTGAAATATATGACAGATGGAATGCTGTTGCGAGAATTCCTTGGTGAACCAGATCTGGCTAGCTACAG TGTGGTGATGGTGGACGAGGCCCATGAGCGAACACTGTCAACTGATATTCTATTTGGATTAGTAAAG GATATTGCTCGGTTTAGACCCGATCTTAAACTGCTTATCTCAAGTGCAACGCTTGATGCTGAAAAGTTCAGCGATTATTTTGATTCTGCTCCAATTTTTAAAATTCCTGGGAGGCGGTATCctgttgaaatacattacacgAAAGCACCAGAAGCTGATTACTTAGATGCAGCAATTGTAACTTCACTCCAAATCCATGTGACGCAACCTCCGGGAGATATATTGGTGTTCCTCACTGGTCAAGAAGAAATCGAGACAGCAGAAGAAATAATGAAGCACAGAACACGAGGTCTAGGGACAAAAATTGCTGAGCTGATTATTTGTCCCATATATGCAAACCTACCAACTGAGCTGCAATCAAAAATTTTTGAACCCACACCTGAAGGGGCAAGGAAGGTTGTCCTAGCCACAAATATTGCAGAAACTTCTCTTACCATTGATGGGATCAAATATGTTATTGACCCTGGTTTTTGCAAGATGAAATCCTATAATCCAAGGACTGGTATGGAGTCGTTGTTAATCACTCCCATCTCAAAGGCATCAGCAATGCAGAGGGCAGGTCGATCTGGTCGAACGGGTCCTGGAAAGTGCTACCGCTTATATACTGCCTACAATTATTACAATGATTTGGACGACAACACAGTACCAGAAGTGCAGAGGACTAATCTCGCAAATGTTGTGCTTTCATTGAAGAGCCTTGGTATTCATGACTTGTTACATTTTGATTTTATGGACCCTCCACCATCTGAAGCATTACTAAAAGCCCTGGAACTTTTATTTGCACTAAGTGCATTAAATAAGGTGGGTGAGTTGACCAAAGTTGGTCGAAGGATGGCAGAGTTTCCACTTGACCCCATGCTATCTAAGATGATAGTTGCTTCTGATAAGTACAAGTGTTCAGACGAGATCATTTCCATTGCTGCCATGCTTTCCATTGGTAATTCAATCTTTTACCGTCCAAAGGACAAGCAAGTCCATGCGGACAATGCACGATTGAATTTTCACATGGGGAATGTTGGAGATCACATTGCATTGCTCAAG GTTTATAATTCATGGAAAGAGACCAATTATTCAACCCAGTGGTGTTATGAGAATTATATACAG GTGAGAAGCATGAAGCGTGCTAGAGATATTAGAGACCAGCTCGAGGGACTCTTGGAGAGGGTGGAGATTGAGCTGGTTTCAAATATGAGTGATAACGAGACTATAAAGAAGGCCATTACATCCG GCTTCTTCCCTCATTCTGCAAAGCTTCAAAAGAATGGATCTTATAGAACAGTCAAACATCCGCAGACTGTCCATATACATCCGAGCTCAGGGCTGTCACAG GTGCTTCCGAGATGGGTTATATACCATGAATTGGTACTTACGACCAAGGAATATATGAGACAG GTGACAGAATTAAAGCCAGAGTGGTTAGTGGAAATAGCTCCGCATTATTACCAGCTGAAGGATGTTGAAGATG CGTTATCAAAGAAAATGCCTCGTGGAGAAGGGCGTGCGCAAGAAGGCTGA
- the LOC126626309 gene encoding UDP-glucose 6-dehydrogenase 5 — MVKICCIGAGYVGGPTMAVIALKCPGIEVAVVDISVPRIAAWNSDQLPIYEPGLDEIVKQCRGKNLFFSTAVEKHVAEADIIFVSVNTPTKTRGLGAGKAADLTYWESAARMIADVSKSDKIVVEKSTVPVKTAEAIEKILTHNSKGIKYQILSNPEFLAEGTAIEDLFKPDRVLIGGRETPDGQKAVQALKAVYANWVPEDKIITTNLWSAELSKLAANAFLAQRISSVNAMSALCEATGANISEVSHAVGKDTRIGSKFLNASVGFGGSCFQKDILNLVYICECNGLPEVADYWKQVIKVNDYQKSRFVNRVVSSMFNTVSGKKIAILGFAFKKNTGDTRETPAIDVCNGLLGDKAHLSIYDLQVTEEQIRRDLSMKKFDWDHPIHLQPMSPAAVKEVSVVWDAYEATKGAHGICILTEWDEFKTLDYKKIYDNMQKPAFLFDGRNVVDVEKLREIGFIVYSIGKPLDSWLKDMPAVA, encoded by the coding sequence ATGGTGAAGATCTGCTGCATTGGAGCTGGCTATGTCGGGGGTCCAACCATGGCAGTGATTGCCCTGAAGTGCCCTGGCATCGAAGTAGCAGTGGTAGACATCTCCGTGCCCCGAATCGCTGCCTGGAACAGCGACCAGCTCCCCATTTACGAGCCAGGTCTTGACGAGATTGTGAAGCAATGCAGAGGAAAGAACCTCTTCTTCAGCACTGCTGTCGAAAAGCATGTCGCGGAGGCGGACATTATCTTTGTTTCGGTTAACACCCCAACGAAAACCCGGGGACTTGGAGCCGGCAAGGCTGCAGACTTGACATACTGGGAAAGCGCAGCCCGAATGATCGCTGATGTTTCAAAATCCGACAAGATTGTTGTTGAGAAATCAACTGTCCCGGTGAAAACCGCCGAGGCGATTGAAAAGATATTGACACATAACAGCAAGGGAATCAAGTACCAGATTCTCTCGAACCCGGAGTTTCTTGCCGAGGGGACAGCAATTGAGGATCTTTTCAAGCCCGACCGCGTGTTGATCGGAGGGAGGGAAACCCCGGATGGCCAGAAGGCAGTCCAGGCATTGAAGGCAGTGTATGCCAATTGGGTTCCGGAAGACAAGATCATAACAACCAATCTGTGGTCAGCCGAGCTGTCAAAGCTCGCCGCGAATGCCTTCCTGGCGCAGAGGATCTCGTCCGTGAATGCAATGTCAGCTCTCTGCGAGGCCACCGGAGCGAATATCTCAGAAGTTTCCCATGCTGTTGGCAAGGACACCAGAATTGGATCGAAGTTTCTCAATGCCAGCGTTGGATTCGGGGGGTCTTGTTTTCAGAAGGACATTCTGAACCTGGTCTATATCTGCGAGTGCAATGGCCTCCCTGAAGTCGCAGACTATTGGAAACAAGTGATCAAGGTGAATGACTACCAAAAGAGCCGCTTCGTGAACAGGGTTGTCTCTTCGATGTTCAACACTGTTTCGGGCAAAAAGATTGCGATACTTGGATTCGCGTTCAAGAAAAACACCGGGGACACGAGGGAGACCCCTGCCATTGATGTTTGCAACGGGCTGTTGGGGGACAAGGCGCACTTGAGCATATATGATCTGCAGGTTACTGAGGAGCAGATTCGGAGGGATCTTTCGATGAAAAAGTTTGATTGGGACCATCCGATTCATCTGCAGCCAATGAGCCCTGCCGCGGTCAAGGAAGTGAGTGTAGTGTGGGATGCTTATGAGGCAACAAAGGGTGCTCATGGCATCTGCATTCTGACCGAGTGGGACGAGTTCAAGACGCTCGATTACAAGAAGATTTACGACAACATGCAGAAGCCTGCGTTCTTGTTCGATGGGAGGAACGTCGTCGATGTTGAGAAGCTGAGAGAGATCGGATTCATCGTGTACTCGATCGGGAAGCCGTTGGATTCTTGGCTCAAGGACATGCCTGCTGTGGCATAA
- the LOC126626306 gene encoding diacylglycerol kinase 1-like isoform X1, with product MDYEMFLPYWNNKNPTDRLFIVSSFIAALVGIFTIAYSAFQWRRNINLSWMKAIARSKKNPKARQKVPIAPHTWVLESISRGKNLNCCVCLKSMSPSQTLGPMTASDSFSHHCNICGAVAHLSCSSSAHKDCKCVSMMGFEYVMHQWAVRWTEAADLPDETSFCSYCEEPCSGSFLGGSPIWCCLWCQTVVHVDCHSSMSNETGDICDLGPFRRLILSPLHVKELNQTSAGGFLSTITHGANEIASSVRATIRSQSKKSKHGNENSVDTGNSGSTGDMSTESTADTFQAVNGSHEVEENRNGTVNVDLQHQDDDVDKKLDSKPSFKRSTSNKKKDKSQVLRMKQRYKLIDLSPDARPLLVFINKKSGAQRGNSLRQRLNILLNPVQVFELSSTQGPEVGLYLFRKVQHFRVLVCGGDGTVGWVLDAIEEQNFVSPPPVAILPAGTGNDLARVLSWGGGLGSVERQGGLCTVLHHIEHAAVTILDRWKVAIVNQQGKQLQSPKFLNNYLGIGCDAKVALDIHNLREENPEKFYNQFMNKVLYAREGAKGIIDRTFEDFPWQVRVEVDGVEVEVPEDAEGVLVANIGSYMGGVDLWQNEDENYDNFDPQSMHDKMLEVVSISGTWHLGKLQVGLSRARRLAQGQSIKIQLFAALPVQVDGEPWFQQPCTLAISHHGQAFMLRRAAEEPLGHAAAIITDVLENAETNDVINAVQKRALLQEMALKLT from the exons ATGGATTACGAGATGTTTTTGCCCTATTGGAACAACAAGAATCCAACCGATCGCCTTTTCATAGTCTCTAGCTTTATTGCAGCCCTAGTTGGAATTTTTACCATAGCCTACTCCGCCTTCCAATGGAGGAGAAATATCAATTTAAGTTGGATGAAAGCCATAGCCAGGTCAAAGAAAAACCCGAAGGCACGTCAGAAGGTTCCTATAGCTCCTCATACTTGGGTTCTAGAATCTATATCTCGTGGAAAGAACTTGAATTGCTGTGTTTGCCTAAAATCCATGAGCCCTTCTCAAACTCTTGGGCCTATGACAGCTTCAGATAGTTTTAGTCACCATTGCAACATTTGTGGTGCTGTGGCTCATCTGAGCTGCTCTTCTAGTGCACATAAGGATTGCAAGTGTGTTTCCATGATGGGGTTTGAGTATGTGATGCACCAGTGGGCTGTCCGTTGGACAGAGGCAGCAGATCTACCTGATGAAACTTCTTTTTGCAGCTATTGTGAAGAACCAtgtagtgggtcttttcttggtGGATCCCCAATATGGTGCTGCTTGTGGTGTCAAACAGTGGTACATGTTGATTGCCACAGTAGCATGTCCAATGAAACAGGCGATATTTGTGATCTAGGTCCATTCAGAAGGTTGATTCTGTCACCCCTTCATGTAAAGGAATTGAACCAGACTTCCGCAGGTGGTTTTTTGAGCACCATTACTCATGGAGCCAATGAAATAGCATCTTCAGTACGTGCAACTATTAGGAGCCAGAGCAAGAAGTCCAAGCATGGAAATGAAAACTCTGTTGACACGGGAAATAGTGGTAGTACTGGGGATATGTCTACAGAAAGCACAGCTGATACTTTTCAAGCTGTTAATGGTTCTCATGAAGTTGAGGAAAACCGCAATGGTACTGTGAATGTGGATTTGCAGCACCAAGATGATGATGTAGATAAAAAGTTGGATTCTAAGCCCAGTTTCAAGAGGAGCACGTCAAACAAAAAGAAGGACAAGTCTCAGGTTTTACGGATGAAACAAAGATATAAGTTGATTGATTTATCACCAGATGCAAGacccttgttagtttttatcaACAAGAAGAGTGGGGCTCAGCGAGGGAATTCATTGAGACAACGTTTGAATATTCTTCTCAACCCTGTTCAG GTTTTTGAGCTGAGCTCAACACAGGGACCAGAGGTGGGTCTTTATTTGTTCAGAAAGGTGCAGCACTTCAGAGTTCTTGTGTGTGGGGGAGATGGTACCGTTGGTTGGGTTTTGGATGCCATAGAAGAGCAAAATTTTGTTTCTCCTCCTCCAGTTGCTATTCTTCCCGCTGGAACGGGGAATGATCTTGCTAGAGTTTTGTCATGGGGAGGAGGTCTGGGCTCAGTGGAGAGACAAGGAGGCCTTTGCACAGTTTTGCACCACATAGAGCATGCTGCAGTAACCATCCTTGATCGTTGGAAGGTAGCAATTGTAAATCAACAGGGGAAGCAGCTCCAGTCGCCAAAGTTTTTAAACAACTATCTTG GAATTGGGTGTGATGCTAAGGTTGCTTTGGACATTCATAATCTACGAGAGGAGAATCCAGAGAAGTTTTATAACCAG TTCATGAATAAAGTTCTTTATGCAAGAGAAGGCGCGAAGGGTATAATAGATAGAACATTTGAAGATTTTCCATGGCAAGTTCGAGTTGAAGTGGATGGCGTTGAGGTAGAGGTCCCCGAA GACGCAGAAGGTGTACTTGTAGCGAACATTGGGAGCTACATGGGTGGTGTAGATCTGTGGCAAAATGAAGACGAAAATTACGATAATTTTGATCCACAATCTATGCATGATAAAATGCTTGAGGTTGTGAGCATTTCTGGAACATGGCACCTTGGGAAACTTCAG GTTGGGCTGTCCCGTGCTCGAAGGCTGGCACAGGGCCAGTCAATTAAGATACAGCTCTTTGCTGCACTGCCTGTTCAGGTCGACGGGGAGCCTTGGTTTCAACAACCTTGTACATTGGCTATATCCCATCACGgccag GCCTTCATGTTGAGGCGGGCAGCCGAGGAGCCACTAGGTCACGCAGCCGCCATCATCACCGATGTTCTTGAGAATGCTGAAACCAACGACGTGATAAACGCTGTGCAGAAGCGAGCTCTTCTTCAAGAAATGGCGCTGAAGCTGACTTAA
- the LOC126626306 gene encoding diacylglycerol kinase 1-like isoform X2: MSNETGDICDLGPFRRLILSPLHVKELNQTSAGGFLSTITHGANEIASSVRATIRSQSKKSKHGNENSVDTGNSGSTGDMSTESTADTFQAVNGSHEVEENRNGTVNVDLQHQDDDVDKKLDSKPSFKRSTSNKKKDKSQVLRMKQRYKLIDLSPDARPLLVFINKKSGAQRGNSLRQRLNILLNPVQVFELSSTQGPEVGLYLFRKVQHFRVLVCGGDGTVGWVLDAIEEQNFVSPPPVAILPAGTGNDLARVLSWGGGLGSVERQGGLCTVLHHIEHAAVTILDRWKVAIVNQQGKQLQSPKFLNNYLGIGCDAKVALDIHNLREENPEKFYNQFMNKVLYAREGAKGIIDRTFEDFPWQVRVEVDGVEVEVPEDAEGVLVANIGSYMGGVDLWQNEDENYDNFDPQSMHDKMLEVVSISGTWHLGKLQVGLSRARRLAQGQSIKIQLFAALPVQVDGEPWFQQPCTLAISHHGQAFMLRRAAEEPLGHAAAIITDVLENAETNDVINAVQKRALLQEMALKLT, encoded by the exons ATGTCCAATGAAACAGGCGATATTTGTGATCTAGGTCCATTCAGAAGGTTGATTCTGTCACCCCTTCATGTAAAGGAATTGAACCAGACTTCCGCAGGTGGTTTTTTGAGCACCATTACTCATGGAGCCAATGAAATAGCATCTTCAGTACGTGCAACTATTAGGAGCCAGAGCAAGAAGTCCAAGCATGGAAATGAAAACTCTGTTGACACGGGAAATAGTGGTAGTACTGGGGATATGTCTACAGAAAGCACAGCTGATACTTTTCAAGCTGTTAATGGTTCTCATGAAGTTGAGGAAAACCGCAATGGTACTGTGAATGTGGATTTGCAGCACCAAGATGATGATGTAGATAAAAAGTTGGATTCTAAGCCCAGTTTCAAGAGGAGCACGTCAAACAAAAAGAAGGACAAGTCTCAGGTTTTACGGATGAAACAAAGATATAAGTTGATTGATTTATCACCAGATGCAAGacccttgttagtttttatcaACAAGAAGAGTGGGGCTCAGCGAGGGAATTCATTGAGACAACGTTTGAATATTCTTCTCAACCCTGTTCAG GTTTTTGAGCTGAGCTCAACACAGGGACCAGAGGTGGGTCTTTATTTGTTCAGAAAGGTGCAGCACTTCAGAGTTCTTGTGTGTGGGGGAGATGGTACCGTTGGTTGGGTTTTGGATGCCATAGAAGAGCAAAATTTTGTTTCTCCTCCTCCAGTTGCTATTCTTCCCGCTGGAACGGGGAATGATCTTGCTAGAGTTTTGTCATGGGGAGGAGGTCTGGGCTCAGTGGAGAGACAAGGAGGCCTTTGCACAGTTTTGCACCACATAGAGCATGCTGCAGTAACCATCCTTGATCGTTGGAAGGTAGCAATTGTAAATCAACAGGGGAAGCAGCTCCAGTCGCCAAAGTTTTTAAACAACTATCTTG GAATTGGGTGTGATGCTAAGGTTGCTTTGGACATTCATAATCTACGAGAGGAGAATCCAGAGAAGTTTTATAACCAG TTCATGAATAAAGTTCTTTATGCAAGAGAAGGCGCGAAGGGTATAATAGATAGAACATTTGAAGATTTTCCATGGCAAGTTCGAGTTGAAGTGGATGGCGTTGAGGTAGAGGTCCCCGAA GACGCAGAAGGTGTACTTGTAGCGAACATTGGGAGCTACATGGGTGGTGTAGATCTGTGGCAAAATGAAGACGAAAATTACGATAATTTTGATCCACAATCTATGCATGATAAAATGCTTGAGGTTGTGAGCATTTCTGGAACATGGCACCTTGGGAAACTTCAG GTTGGGCTGTCCCGTGCTCGAAGGCTGGCACAGGGCCAGTCAATTAAGATACAGCTCTTTGCTGCACTGCCTGTTCAGGTCGACGGGGAGCCTTGGTTTCAACAACCTTGTACATTGGCTATATCCCATCACGgccag GCCTTCATGTTGAGGCGGGCAGCCGAGGAGCCACTAGGTCACGCAGCCGCCATCATCACCGATGTTCTTGAGAATGCTGAAACCAACGACGTGATAAACGCTGTGCAGAAGCGAGCTCTTCTTCAAGAAATGGCGCTGAAGCTGACTTAA